One part of the Synechococcus sp. UW179A genome encodes these proteins:
- a CDS encoding phosphoribosyltransferase family protein → MHTSGDRGARWVVKGLINLKPELAYQLGQLISQEIKNHGLQPNTIYKPKTGGLVCVQYTALALVSRCIFTENAVYEQGETINFEIKRGYTEILKNQSVLIIDDIINTGFSVRLTY, encoded by the coding sequence GTGCATACATCAGGCGACCGTGGCGCTAGATGGGTAGTGAAGGGTCTTATCAATCTGAAGCCCGAATTAGCCTATCAACTTGGCCAATTAATTAGCCAAGAAATTAAGAATCACGGCTTGCAACCTAACACTATCTATAAACCTAAAACTGGAGGGTTGGTTTGCGTTCAATACACAGCACTGGCACTTGTCAGTCGCTGCATATTCACTGAAAATGCAGTCTACGAACAAGGGGAAACTATTAACTTCGAAATTAAGCGAGGTTACACCGAAATCCTCAAAAATCAATCTGTTCTGATTATCGACGATATTATCAACACAGGCTTTTCAGTGCGCCTAACCTATTAA